From a region of the Streptomyces caniferus genome:
- the rpsR gene encoding 30S ribosomal protein S18, which produces MAKPPARKPKKKVCVFCKEKISYVDYKDTNLLRKFISDRGKIRARRVTGNCTQHQRDVATAVKNSREMALLPYTSTAR; this is translated from the coding sequence ATGGCGAAGCCGCCTGCTCGCAAGCCTAAGAAGAAGGTTTGCGTGTTCTGCAAGGAGAAGATCTCCTACGTCGACTACAAGGACACGAACCTGCTGCGGAAGTTCATCTCCGACCGCGGCAAGATCCGTGCCCGCCGGGTCACCGGCAACTGCACTCAGCACCAGCGTGACGTCGCCACGGCCGTGAAGAACAGCCGTGAGATGGCGCTGCTGCCCTACACGTCCACCGCGCGATAA
- the rplI gene encoding 50S ribosomal protein L9, whose product MKIILTHEVSGLGTAGDVVDVKDGYARNYLVPRGFAIRWTKGGEKDVEQIRRGRKIREIATIEQANEIKGRLEGVNVKLAVRAGDAGRLFGSVTPADVASAIKAAGGPDVDKRRVELGSPIKTLGAHQISVRLHAEVVAKLGVEVVAA is encoded by the coding sequence ATGAAGATCATCCTCACCCACGAGGTCTCCGGCCTCGGCACCGCCGGCGACGTCGTTGACGTCAAGGACGGGTACGCCCGTAACTACCTGGTCCCGCGTGGTTTCGCGATCCGCTGGACCAAGGGTGGCGAGAAGGACGTCGAGCAGATCCGCCGCGGTCGCAAGATCCGCGAGATCGCCACGATCGAGCAGGCCAACGAGATCAAGGGCCGGCTCGAGGGCGTCAACGTGAAGCTGGCCGTTCGCGCCGGCGACGCGGGCCGCCTGTTCGGCTCCGTCACCCCGGCCGACGTCGCCTCGGCGATCAAGGCTGCCGGTGGCCCGGACGTCGACAAGCGTCGCGTCGAGCTCGGTTCGCCGATCAAGACCCTGGGCGCGCACCAGATCTCCGTGCGTCTGCACGCCGAGGTCGTTGCGAAGCTCGGCGTCGAGGTCGTCGCCGCGTAA
- a CDS encoding trypsin-like serine peptidase: MRSLASKSVLPLTFIVIVAAAVVGYASEEADTSSDRVSGHSSFGKSGEAGQDPQDQDPAATAPADDGSAYTPRRTEQNARVGAVFEKDDSGDHFCTASVVQSPGRNMLITAAHCAFDADAGTTVDDLVFAPDYRDKDEPTGLWKVKKVIVDDRWAKSQDEDLDVAFLVVDKKKGKEIQDVLGGNTLGIDRGFHNEVKITGYPTSRDTPISCQNRTTKYSDTQLRIQCTDFEGGTSGSPWLADYDPKSHTGTVIGVLGGHEGGGDEDDVSYAAYFDDDIAKLYRRAQDED, from the coding sequence GTGCGCTCGCTTGCCAGTAAGTCCGTGCTGCCCCTGACGTTCATCGTCATCGTGGCTGCTGCCGTGGTGGGCTATGCCTCCGAGGAAGCCGATACGAGCAGCGACCGCGTCAGCGGTCACAGCAGCTTCGGCAAGTCCGGCGAGGCCGGCCAAGATCCCCAGGACCAGGATCCCGCCGCGACGGCCCCGGCCGACGACGGCAGCGCGTACACCCCGCGCAGAACCGAGCAGAACGCCCGGGTCGGGGCGGTCTTCGAGAAGGACGACTCCGGCGACCACTTCTGCACGGCGAGCGTGGTCCAGAGCCCGGGCCGGAACATGCTCATCACCGCGGCGCACTGTGCCTTCGACGCGGACGCCGGGACGACCGTGGACGATCTGGTCTTTGCCCCCGACTACCGCGACAAGGACGAGCCCACCGGCCTCTGGAAGGTCAAGAAGGTGATCGTCGACGACCGCTGGGCCAAGTCGCAGGACGAGGATCTCGACGTCGCCTTCCTCGTGGTCGACAAGAAGAAGGGCAAGGAGATCCAGGACGTCCTGGGCGGCAACACCCTCGGCATCGACCGTGGCTTCCACAACGAGGTCAAGATCACGGGCTATCCGACCAGCCGTGACACCCCGATCTCCTGCCAGAACCGCACCACGAAGTACAGCGACACCCAGCTGCGTATCCAGTGCACCGACTTCGAAGGCGGGACGAGCGGCAGCCCCTGGCTGGCCGACTACGACCCCAAGAGCCACACCGGCACGGTCATCGGCGTCCTCGGCGGCCATGAAGGCGGCGGCGACGAAGACGACGTGTCCTACGCCGCGTACTTCGACGACGACATCGCCAAGCTCTACCGGCGCGCCCAGGACGAGGACTGA
- a CDS encoding MATE family efflux transporter has product MTQAPATPRRTDRRHDREIIALALPAFGALVAEPLFVMVDSAVIGHLGTPQLAGLGVAAALLTTAVSVFVFLAYATTAAVARRVGAGDLPAAIRQGMDGIWLALLLGAAVIAAVLPTAPWLVEAFGASATAAPHATTYLRISALGIPAMLVVLAATGVLRGLQDTRTPLYVAIGGFSANAALNVCLVYGAGLGIAGSAWGTVIAQCGMAAVYLAVVVRGARRHGASLRPDAAGIRASAQAGVPLLVRTLSLRAVLMIATAVAARLGDAEVAAHQIVLTLWSLLAFALDAIAIAGQAIIGRYLGAEDRDGARAACRRMVQWGIASGLVLGVLVALARPLFIPLFTSDPAVQGPLLSTLLVVAVTQPVSGVVFILDGVLMGAGDGPYLARAMVVTLALFAPAALAVPVFGGGLAALWWAMALMMTVRMLTLWLRTRSGRWIVTGASR; this is encoded by the coding sequence ATGACCCAGGCTCCCGCGACACCGCGGCGCACCGACCGCCGCCATGACCGCGAGATCATCGCCCTCGCCCTGCCCGCATTCGGCGCCCTGGTCGCGGAACCTCTCTTCGTCATGGTCGACAGCGCCGTCATCGGCCACCTCGGCACCCCGCAGCTCGCCGGCCTCGGCGTCGCCGCCGCCCTGCTCACCACCGCCGTCTCCGTCTTCGTCTTCCTCGCCTACGCCACCACCGCGGCGGTCGCCCGCAGGGTCGGCGCCGGCGACCTTCCCGCCGCCATCCGGCAGGGCATGGACGGCATCTGGCTCGCCCTGCTGCTCGGCGCCGCCGTCATCGCGGCCGTGCTGCCCACGGCGCCCTGGCTCGTCGAGGCCTTCGGAGCCTCCGCCACCGCCGCGCCGCACGCGACGACGTATCTGCGCATCAGCGCCCTCGGCATCCCCGCGATGCTCGTCGTGCTGGCCGCCACCGGCGTGCTCCGCGGTCTCCAGGACACCCGGACCCCGCTCTACGTCGCCATCGGCGGCTTCTCCGCCAACGCCGCACTCAACGTCTGCCTGGTCTACGGCGCCGGGCTCGGCATCGCGGGCTCCGCCTGGGGCACGGTCATCGCCCAGTGCGGCATGGCCGCCGTCTACCTCGCCGTGGTCGTCCGCGGCGCTCGCCGGCACGGCGCCTCACTGCGCCCCGATGCCGCGGGCATCCGCGCCTCGGCCCAGGCCGGCGTCCCGCTGCTGGTCCGTACGCTCTCGCTGCGCGCTGTGCTGATGATCGCCACCGCCGTCGCCGCCCGGCTCGGCGACGCCGAGGTCGCCGCCCACCAGATCGTGCTCACGCTGTGGTCCCTGCTGGCCTTCGCGCTGGACGCCATCGCCATCGCCGGGCAGGCCATCATAGGCCGCTACCTCGGTGCCGAGGACCGCGACGGTGCCAGGGCCGCCTGCCGTCGCATGGTCCAGTGGGGCATCGCCTCCGGCCTGGTCCTCGGCGTGCTGGTCGCGCTCGCCCGCCCCCTGTTCATCCCCCTGTTCACCTCGGACCCCGCCGTGCAGGGCCCGCTGCTGAGCACGCTCCTGGTCGTGGCCGTGACCCAGCCGGTCTCCGGCGTCGTCTTCATCCTCGACGGCGTGCTGATGGGCGCGGGGGACGGCCCGTATCTCGCCCGGGCCATGGTGGTGACGCTGGCGCTGTTCGCCCCGGCCGCACTGGCCGTACCCGTCTTCGGCGGCGGACTGGCGGCGCTGTGGTGGGCCATGGCCCTCATGATGACCGTCCGCATGCTGACTCTGTGGCTGCGCACTCGCTCCGGCCGGTGGATTGTGACCGGAGCCTCGCGCTGA
- the dnaB gene encoding replicative DNA helicase encodes MEDPWADSGPSDLLPAARSRRGEGKGRGRGDRQERDDDGGSWSGGFERVPPQDLDAEQSVLGGMLLSKDAIADVVEVLKGEDFYRPAHELVFQAILDLYAKGEPADPITIAAELTKRGEIARVGGASYLHTLVQSVPTAANAEYYAEIVHERAVLRRLVEAGTRITQMGYAADGDVDEIVNSAQAEIYAVTEQRTSEDYLPLGDIMEGALDEIEAIGSRQGQMTGVPTGFTDLDSLTNGLHPGQMIVIAARPAMGKSTLALDFARACSIKSNLPSVIFSLEMGRNEIAMRLLSAEARVALHHMRSGSMTDEDWTRLARRMPDVSAAPLYIDDSPNLSMMEIRAKCRRLKQRNELKLVVIDYLQLMQSGGSKRAESRQQEVSDMSRNLKLLAKELELPVIALSQLNRGPEQRTDKKPMVSDLRESGSIEQDADMVILLHREDAYEKESPRAGEADLIVAKHRNGPTATITVAFQGHYSRFVDMAQT; translated from the coding sequence ATGGAAGACCCCTGGGCGGACTCCGGTCCCAGCGACCTGCTGCCGGCCGCCCGCTCCCGGCGGGGCGAGGGCAAGGGACGCGGCCGCGGCGACCGTCAGGAACGCGACGACGACGGCGGCTCCTGGTCCGGCGGTTTCGAGCGCGTCCCCCCGCAGGACCTGGACGCCGAGCAGTCCGTGCTCGGCGGCATGCTGCTGTCCAAGGACGCGATCGCGGATGTCGTCGAGGTCCTCAAGGGCGAGGACTTCTACCGTCCCGCCCATGAGCTGGTCTTCCAGGCGATCCTCGATCTGTACGCCAAGGGGGAGCCCGCCGACCCGATCACCATCGCCGCGGAGCTGACCAAGCGCGGCGAGATCGCGCGGGTTGGCGGCGCCTCGTATCTGCACACCCTGGTCCAGTCCGTACCGACCGCCGCGAACGCCGAGTACTACGCCGAGATCGTCCATGAGCGGGCGGTGCTGCGCCGGCTGGTCGAGGCCGGCACCCGTATTACGCAGATGGGGTACGCCGCGGACGGCGATGTCGACGAGATCGTCAACAGTGCCCAGGCGGAGATCTACGCCGTCACCGAGCAGCGGACCAGTGAGGACTACCTTCCGCTCGGCGACATCATGGAGGGCGCCCTCGACGAGATCGAGGCGATCGGCTCGCGCCAGGGCCAGATGACGGGCGTGCCGACGGGCTTCACCGACCTGGACTCCCTGACGAACGGCCTGCACCCCGGCCAGATGATCGTGATCGCGGCCCGTCCCGCCATGGGTAAGTCGACTTTGGCGCTGGACTTCGCGCGGGCCTGCTCGATCAAGAGCAATCTGCCGAGCGTGATCTTCTCGCTGGAAATGGGACGCAACGAGATCGCGATGCGTCTGCTGTCCGCCGAGGCACGGGTGGCGCTGCACCACATGCGCTCCGGCAGCATGACGGACGAGGACTGGACGCGGCTGGCCCGCCGCATGCCGGACGTCTCCGCCGCGCCGCTGTACATCGACGACTCGCCGAACCTGTCGATGATGGAGATCCGCGCGAAGTGCCGCCGGCTCAAGCAGCGCAACGAACTGAAGCTGGTGGTCATCGACTACCTCCAGCTGATGCAGTCCGGCGGCTCGAAGCGCGCCGAGAGCCGTCAGCAGGAGGTCTCGGACATGTCCCGAAACCTCAAGCTGCTGGCGAAGGAGCTGGAGCTCCCGGTCATCGCGCTCTCCCAGCTGAACCGTGGCCCCGAGCAGCGCACGGACAAGAAGCCGATGGTCTCCGACCTTCGTGAATCGGGTTCGATCGAGCAGGACGCCGACATGGTCATCCTGCTGC